In Trichoderma asperellum chromosome 1, complete sequence, a single window of DNA contains:
- a CDS encoding uncharacterized protein (SECRETED:SignalP(1-18)~EggNog:ENOG41~TransMembrane:9 (n4-15c23/24o100-118i130-150o162-182i203-227o233-254i266-285o305-323i407-427o447-470i)): MGALLSLPLLAIPSLSTATSCLASCCGAATCSMVCSACGKCGNSIATRIAYALLLLVNSILAWIMLTDWAIEKLQHLALDYVKINCPTGQCYGWLAAHRINFALGLLHLIFAGLLFGVQSSKSPRAAIQNGYWGPKIIAWLALIVMSFLIPDKFFMFWGNYVSFAAAMLFLILGLILLVDLAHTWAEYCLAQIEETDSRVWRFVLIGSTLGMYLASIAMTIVQYIFFAQGQCAMNQTAITVNLILWLIISVVSVNPTVQEYNPKAGLAQAAMVAVYCTYLTMSAVSMEPDDKNCNPLVRAQGTRTTSVVIGAIVTMLTVAYTTTRAATQSLGLGGNGDGIRLPEDDEHDLVTQQPMDRREMRAEALRRAVEEGSLPADALLSDDESDAGGDHAHDDERSNTQYNYSMFHIIFFLATAWVSTLLTLNYEESTRDGNFATVGRTYGASWVKIVSAWICHGMYIWTLVAPIIFPERFDFS; this comes from the exons ATGGGcgcccttctttctctcccgcTGCTCGCGATACCCAGCTTGAGCACA GCAACATCTTGCTtggccagctgctgcggcgcagCTACATGTTCTATGGTTTGTAGCGCATGCGGCAAATGTGGAAACAG TATCGCTACACGCATTGCCTACGCTCTACTTCTCCTCGTCAACTCGATATTAGCATGGATTATGCTCACCGATTGGGCTATAGAAAAGCTTCAGCATCTCGCACTTGACTATGTCAAGATCAACTGCCCCACAGGACAGTGCTATGGGTGGCTAGCTGCTCATAGAATCAACTTTGCTCTCGGACTTCTGCACCTTATCTTCGCTGGCCTTCTATTCGGCGTTCAATCCTCGAAAAGCCCTCGAGCCGCTATACAGAATGGTTATTGGGGACCCAAGATCATTGCTTGGCTGGCACTCATTGTCATGTCTTTCCTCATTCCCGACAAGTTCTTTATGTTCTGGGGAAATTATGTctcatttgctgctgcgatgCTGTTTCTTATCCTCGGCCTCATTTTGCTCGTGGATTTAGCTCACACCTGGGCTGAGTATTGCTTAGCACAAATCGAAGAGACTGACTCTAGGGTATGGCGATTCGTTCTTATAGGCTCGACCTTGGGCATGTACCTGGCATCTATTGCGATGACTATCGTCCAGTACATCTTCTTTGCCCAGGGCCAGTGCGCCATGAACCAGACTGCCATCACAGTCAATCTCATTTTATGGCTGATTATATCCGTTGTGTCCGTTAATCCTACGGTTCAGGAATACAACCCCAAAGCTGGATTGGCCCAGGCCGCAATGGTGGCAGTCTACTGCACTTATTTGACAATGTCAGCTGTTTCCATGGAGCCTGATGATAAGAACTGCAATCCCTTGGTCCGCGCTCAAGGAACAAGAACCACATCCGTTGTTATCGGAGCCATCGTCACAATGCTCACAGTTGCTTACACAACCACCCGCGCGGCTACTCAAAGCCTTGGTCTAGGAGGCAATGGCGATGGAATCCGACTCCcggaagatgatgagcaCGACTTGGTCACACAGCAACCTATGGATCGCCGTGAAATGCGGGCAGAAGCTCTGCGTCGTGCTGTGGAAGAAGGCAGTCTGCCGGCTGATGCGCTGCTGTCGGATGATGAGAGCGACGCTGGCGGAGATCACGCACACGATGATGAGAGATCCAACACCCAGTACAATTATTCAATGTTCCACATCATTTTCTTCCTAGCCACGGCATGGGTATCAACGCTTCTCACTCTCAATTACGAGGAGTCAACTCGAGATGGTAACTTCGCCACAGTTGGCCGTACATACGGAGCTAGCTGGGTCAAGATTGTAAGTGCCTGGATCTGCCACGGCATGTACATCTGGACGCTTGTTGCGCCTATCATTTTCCCTGAACGCTTCGATTTTTCTTAA
- a CDS encoding uncharacterized protein (EggNog:ENOG41~TransMembrane:12 (i12-31o51-71i78-99o105-127i139-164o170-190i235-256o276-293i314-334o340-363i375-393o420-440i)), whose protein sequence is MHQDQDARRGRLIASVAATVISLACGTNYVYSAWAPQFAEKLRLSTTESNLIGLFGNLGMYTMGVPIGMFVDDRGSRPAVLAGAFLLAIGYVPLCISFEKAAGSVPVLCFFSYLTGLGGCMAFAGAVKTSALNWPSHRGTATAFPLAGFGLSAFFFSFVGAILFPGSTSSFLLLLAWGTFGLTSVGYFFLKVHPQVSYQEVPTQSSEPSSSGRGRSRSVTEPDVRGVKLLFCLDFWQLFSIMAILAGTGLMTINNIGNDANALWKHYDPSVDEPFLVSHQQIHVSILSVFNFVGRLLSGIGSDYLVKTLQASRIWCLAVACLIFLLAQICALQIEMPQKLVFVSGLSGLAYGFLFGVFPSIVAETFGIGGLSQNWGFMTLAPVASGNVFNLLYGRIYDHHSIVEPDGTRSCDDGIACYRSAYAVTSTACALGLLITLYIIHYQRNQYLKAKDKLDEED, encoded by the exons ATGCATCAAGACCAAGATGCACGCCGTGGGCGGCTTATCGCCTCGGTCGCTGCAACTGTCATCTCCCTGGCCTGCGGCACAAAC TATGTCTATTCTGCGTGGGCGCCACAGTTCGCCGAAAAGCTCAGGCTTTCCACCACAGAGAGCAACCTGATCGGTCTGTTCGGCAACCTGGGCATGTATACAATGGGTGTCCCCATTGGCATGTTTGTGGACGATCGCGGATCGAGGCCTGCTGTTCTTGCCGGAGCTTTCCTCCTAGCTATTGGCTATGTCCCCCTGTGTATCTCCTTTGAGAAAGCCGCGGGCTCTGTTCCTgtcctctgcttcttctcctacCTGACTGGCCTGGGTGGGTGCATGGCGTTTGCGGGTGCAGTGAAGACATCTGCACTCAACTGGCCAAGCCATCGCGGCACGGCCACAGCGTTTCCGCTTGCTGGATTTGGGCTCagtgcctttttcttctcttttgtcgGCGCAATTCTTTTCCCTGGCAGCACCAGCTCCTTTTTGCTGCTACTGGCATGGGGCACTTTTGGTCTTACTTCCGTTGGCTACTTCTTCTTAAAAGTCCATCCTCAGGTATCTTACCAGGAAGTGCCCACCCAATCATCTGAACCATCGTCATCTGGCCGAGGAAGATCGCGTAGTGTAACCGAACCTG ATGTACGAGGCGTGAAGCTCCTGTTCTGCCTAGACTTTTGGCAGCTGTTttccatcatggccattCTCGCTGGAACCGGCCTCATGACTATCAA TAATATTGGAAATGATGCAAACGCCCTCTGGAAGCATTATGACCCCTCAGTTGATGAACCATTCCTCGTTAGCCACCAGCAAATACACGTATCCATTCTctctgtttttaattttgtAGGGAGGCTGCTAAGTG GTATTGGCTCTGACTATCTCGTCAAAACTCTTCAGGCCAGTCGCATCTGGTGTCTGGCCGTGGCCTGTCTCATATTCCTTCTTGCACAAATTTGTGCCTTACAAATCGAGATGCCACAAAAACTTGTATTCGTTTCGGGTCTTTCTGGCTTGGCCTACGGCTTCCTCTTTGGTGTTTTCCCTTCCATTGTTGCAGAGACATTTGGCATTGGTGGACTAAGCCAGAATTGGGGTTTTATGACTCTTGCTCCTGTAGCCTCAGGAAATGTGTTCAACCTACTATACGGAAGGATCTATGATCACCACAGCATTGTTGAACCCGATGGCACTCGATCTTGCGACGACGGTATCGCTTGCTACCGCTCTGCTTATGCGGTTACCTCGACTGCATGTGCCCTGGGCCTATTAATCACTTTATATATCATTCACTACCAGAGAAACCAGTATCTAAAGGCGAAAGACAAgttggatgaagaagactga
- a CDS encoding uncharacterized protein (EggNog:ENOG41) codes for MGSHADADADPKAESEQESEHHAGIDFVTFGMLIIDDIDFPDPKPPQKDVLGGGGSFAALGARLFSPPPLSSTVGWIVDQGSDFPPSVTTLIDSWETSAVIRHDPERLTTRGWNGYGGADDKREFKYLTPKKRLTSDDLSPEQLQSKSFHLVCSPTRCQELVTTIISRRKEASTSDTYTKPIFVWEPVPDLCNPDQLLNLTNTLPLVDVCSPNHSELAGFMGDDGLDPVTGDISVRAVERACEQLLDSMPLQSFAIVVRAAHKGCYVVKNGGRKRRPGQSSKSTRKKNYTRGGLRPDIDMTALLADLVCDEDGSIAREEIEVDPGVERWIPAYHTDKDSVVDPTGGGNTFLGALSVALARGKSYEEAAVWGSVAASFAVEQVGMPTLDRQDDSTETWNGCIVIDRLRKFEERL; via the exons ATGGGCTCtcatgcagatgcagatgcagaccCCAAGGCGGAATCCGAGCAGGAATCGGAGCATCATGCCGGCATAGACTTTGTTACTTTTGGCATGCTCATTATCG ATGATATCGATTTTCCTGATCCAAAGCCTCCCCAGAAGGACGTCCTTGGCGGGGGCGGCTCTTTCGCTGCCCTTGGCGCTCGCCTGTTCTCACCTCCGCCGCTCTCCTCCACGGTAGGATGGATCGTTGACCAAGGCTCCGACTTCCCACCTTCAGTCACCACTCTGATCGATAGCTGGGAGACTTCCGCTGTCATACGCCATGATCCAGAGCGGCTTACCACCCGAGGCTGGAATGGCTACGGCGGCGCCGACGACAAGCGCGAGTTCAAGTATTTGACCCCCAAGAAACGCCTCACGAGCGACGATCTGTCACCGGAGCAGCTCCAGTCCAAGTCGTTCCATCTCGTCTGCTCCCCGACTCGCTGCCAGGAGCTGGTGACCACTATAATCTCTCGCCGCAAAGAAGCTTCTACCTCGGACACGTATACCAAACCAATCTTCGTGTGGGAGCCAGTGCCTGATCTATGCAACCCGGACCAGCTTCTCAACCTTACAAACACTCTGCCGCTTGTAGACGTCTGCAGCCCAAATCACAGCGAGCTTGCCGGCTTCATGGGCGACGATGGCCTGGACCCAGTAACCGGAGACATCTCCGTTCGAGCTGTCGAGCGCGCTtgcgagcagcttctcgataGCATGCCTCTCCAATCCTTCGCAATCGTCGTGCGAGCCGCTCACAAGGGCTGCTATGTTGTCAAGAATGGCGGCAGGAAACGCCGGCCCGGACAAAGCTCCAAATCGACACGGAAAAAGAATTATACTAGAGGTGGTTTACGACCCGATATCGACATGACAGCTCTGCTGGCTGATCTCGTCTGCGACGAAGATGGGTCAATCGCCCGGGAAGAAATCGAAGTCGATCCTGGAGTAGAGCGATGGATCCCAGCTTACCATACGGATAAAGATAGTGTTGTTGATCCTACAGGCGGTGGGAACACATTCCTCGGGGCTCTATCCGTGGCTTTAGCTCGAGGGAAGAGCTACGAAGAAGCCGCTGTGTGGGGATCCGTGGCGGCCAGTTTTGCCGTAGAACAAGTTGGCATGCCAACACTTGATCGACAGGACGACAGCACTGAGACTTGGAATGGATGCATTGTAATAGACCGACTGCGCAAGTTTGAGGAAAGACTTTAA
- the ANP1 gene encoding Mannan polymerase II complex anp1 subunit (CAZy:GT62~TransMembrane:1 (i43-61o)) — MMPRHHSSGFSNGYPRADTFEISPHRFQPRATLPPHRKRKRTAIRIGVVVAIIVLLIFWFGQPKSVASLISLGILSGYEDLKLETVRYYDLTNVQGTARGWEREERILLCVPLRDAEQHLPMFFSHLKNFTYPHNLIDLAFLVSDSKDRTLQVLSENLEAIQADADPKQPYGEISIIEKDFGQKVNQDVESRHGFAAQASRRKLMAQARNWLLSAALRPYHSWVYWRDVDVETAPFTILEDLMRHNKDVIVPNVWRPLPDWLGGEQPYDLNSWQESETALALADTLDEDAVIVEGYAEYATWRPHLAYLRDPYGDPDMEMEIDGVGGVSILAKAKVFRSGVHFPAFSFEKHAETEGFGKMAKRMRFSVVGLPHYTIWHLYEPSVDDIKHMEEMERERIAREKEEEERKIKEQQIKEEFGDANSQWEQDKQQMQDLKLQDQGSNKEAGLNQGAAAKAAGAIDGQKEN, encoded by the exons ATGATGCCACGGCATCACTCCAGCGGATTTTCCAATGGATATCCGCGTGCCGACACTTTCGAGATTTCCCCCCATAG GTTCCAACCGAGAGCCACCCTCCCTCCTCACAGAAAACGCAAGAGGACTGCGATTCGTATTGGCGTAGTAGTGGCCATCATTGTCCTTCTCATATTTTGGTTTGGACAGCCTAAATCCGTCGCTTCTCTGATCTCGCTCGGCATTTTATCTGGATACGAGGACTTGAAACTTGAAACGGTGCGATACTACGACCTCACCAACGTGCAAGGAACGGCGCGCGGTTGGGAGCGCGAAGAACGTATCCTGCTATGCGTACCACTTCGAGATGCCGAGCAACATCTGCCAATGTTCTTCTCCCACCTGAAGAACTTTACATACCCCCACAATTTAATTGATCTCGCTTTTCTTGTCTCCGATTCGAAGGACCGAACCCTGCAAGTTCTCTCGGAGAACTTGGAGGCTATCCAGGCAGATGCCGATCCAAAACAGCCATATGGAGAAATATCCATCATCGAGAAGGATTTTGGCCAAAAGGTGAACCAGGACGTTGAAAGTCGACACGGATTTGCTGCTCAGGCTAGCCGTAGAAAGCTTATGGCTCAAGCGCGCAACTGGCTTCTCAGTGCTGCCCTGCGGCCATATCATTCTTGGGTATACTGGCGTGATGTGGACGTTGAGACCGCACCGTTCACAATTTTGGAGGATTTGATGCGACACAACAAAGACGTTATTGTCCCTA ATGTGTGGCGTCCTCTTCCCGACTGGCTTGGTGGCGAACAACCTTACGATTTGAACTCTTGGCAAGAATCCGAAACTGCTCTTGCGTTGGCCGACACATTGGACGAAGATGCCGTCATCGTAGAGGGCTATGCTGAATATGCCACATGGCGGCCCCATCTTGCTTATCTGCGAGACCCCTATGGCGATCCAgacatggagatggagattgacGGAGTCGGAGGAGTGAGTATTCTGGCGAAAGCCAAAGTATTTCGCAGTGGTGTCCATTTCCCTGCCTTTAGTTTCGAGAAGCATGCCGAAACGGAGGGATTTGGCAAG ATGGCGAAACGAATGCGATTCTCCGTAGTTGGTTTGCCGCACTATACCATTTGGCATTTGTACGAGCCTAGCGTTGATGATATCAAACACATGGAA GAAATGGAAAGAGAACGAATCGCtcgagagaaggaagaagaagaaagaaagatcaAGGAGCAGCAGATTAAAGAGGAATTTGGTGATGCTAACTCTCAATGGGAGCAGGACAAACAACAAATGCAGGATTTGAAATTGCAGGATCAGGGGAGCAATAAAGAGGCTGGATTAAACCAGGGCGCGGCCGCAAAGGCAGCAGGGGCTATAGATGGACAAAAGGAGAATTAG
- a CDS encoding uncharacterized protein (EggNog:ENOG41), translated as MANRNIPGISSPHQSSSSQGPLAGTTGSRSVRSRNRRLPNNGSSRTNSESLLENHDEITPPAPRSAQNAKGKQSPPGLGQVFGGSWAQSWSSVQGLAASLLSVAENPGDMAQQRSHPQPEDNFASSLWNRIPSSVGGNASTSFKAMGSSILPSQRATNRIATGSSDQREAALKTAKRASVLENSQGFGGGIDISGRYKRRTSDEITSENSQPEEYLVYIHKILPTDTYAGIILRYKCLEDAFRKANGLWSRDSIQIRKWVIIPVDACEVRGRPCDPPLSNQHHNGTELPLETSSAITGAVTPETTSSSYPKSFSERAGQEDENTQREAMPWSHVKWVKIDSLSEPVEIGRIARQKMGYFPPRRKKTGRTMSLSSSPRQSLETSTYSADQVERPLSRRQSSIGDRPPLLERRQSTHSHGDDDAIGARPAWMRRPGGVGSMGRNVRAPGPDKDYFNSWARKHLPGLHMDDLPSMSVMGSEMARIGFDRDLAGIVEGSFEEGGDTTSPLYQNNSLDKAASAVETWLRTAWSKRHMAPLIGNTPRPGSSGGQDIGDLIELMNTPGAEDTPRPNIFDSQVSSSSIGSKTDDDFSIKR; from the coding sequence ATGGCCAACCGCAATATTCCTGGAATATCGTCGCCGCACCAATCCTCATCCTCTCAGGGGCCCTTGGCTGGAACCACGGGTTCTCGGTCGGTTCGGTCGCGCAATCGCCGTCTTCCTAACAATGGCAGCAGTCGTACCAACTCCGAAAGCCTGCTAGAAAACCATGACGAAATCACACCTCCGGCCCCAAGGTCGGCCCAGAATGCTAAAGGCAAACAAAGTCCGCCCGGTCTGGGACAGGTCTTTGGTGGCTCCTGGGCGCAGAGCTGGTCATCAGTCCAAGGGCTCGctgcctctcttctctctgtcgCCGAGAACCCAGGCGACATGGCTCAGCAGCGATCGCATCCTCAACCGGAGGACAATTTTGCCTCGTCCCTTTGGAACCGAATCCCGTCAAGCGTCGGCGGCAACGCCAGCACGAGTTTCAAGGCAATGGGCTCCTCTATCTTACCCAGCCAAAGGGCAACCAACAGAATTGCCACTGGGTCATCAGATCAGCGAGAGGCCGCACTGAAAACTGCCAAAAGAGCTAGTGTTCTGGAAAACAGTCAAGGGTTTGGTGGAGGAATAGATATCTCAGGAAGGTATAAGCGCCGAACGTCAGACGAAATTACCTCAGAGAACTCTCAGCCGGAAGAATATCTTGTATACATTCATAAAATTCTGCCAACCGATACATATGCCGGAATTATCCTCCGATATAAGTGCTTGGAGGATGCGTTTAGGAAGGCGAATGGGCTTTGGTCCAGGGACAGCATACAAATCCGAAAATGGGTCATTATTCCAGTCGATGCCTGCGAAGTACGGGGACGTCCTTGCGACCCGCCGCTCAGCAATCAACACCATAATGGTACAGAACTCCCTCTAGAAACGTCATCGGCGATAACCGGAGCAGTGACACCGGAAACCACCTCTTCTAGCTATCCCAAATCATTCAGCGAAAGAGCCGGACAGGAGGATGAAAATACACAGAGGGAGGCTATGCCCTGGTCGCACGTCAAATGGGTCAAGATAGACTCGCTGTCAGAGCCAGTGGAAATTGGGCGCATCGCACGTCAGAAAATGGGCTACTTCCCACCACGGAGAAAAAAGACTGGCAGGACAATGTCtctttcatcatcgccaCGGCAGAGCCTTGAGACTTCGACCTATAGTGCAGATCAGGTGGAACGGCCATTATCTAGACGGCAGAGCTCGATAGGCGACCGGCCACCACTACTCGAAAGACGCCAATCTACTCACAgccatggagatgatgatgcgatAGGTGCGAGGCCTGCTTGGATGCGCCGCCCTGGCGGCGTCGGCTCCATGGGTAGAAATGTTCGAGCTCCCGGTCCGGACAAAGACTACTTTAATTCGTGGGCCAGGAAACATCTCCCCGGCCTTCACATGGACGATTTACCGTCCATGTCAGTAATGGGGTCAGAGATGGCGCGGATTGGATTCGATCGCGATCTTGCAGGGATCGTAGAGGGCTCTTTCGAAGAAGGGGGGGATACGACGTCGCCTCTTTATCAGAATAATAGCCTCGACAAAGCTGCGTCAGCAGTTGAGACCTGGCTTCGAACTGCTTGGTCTAAACGCCACATGGCTCCGTTGATTGGCAACACACCACGACCGGGGAGCTCAGGTGGACAGGATATTGGAGATTTGATAGAGTTGATGAATACTCCAGGTGCTGAGGACACTCCACGCCCTAACATATTTGATTCACAGGTTTCCTCGTCATCCATTGGAAGTAAAACAGATGACGATTTTAGCATAAAGCGATAA
- a CDS encoding uncharacterized protein (EggNog:ENOG41) gives MRDRPAAANRVTKRSRNGPRRANAKTKSVASTSAKRFRNDKSEPDITMSPDSSIVSGIDDETNTLAQPDSSKPPRRRRRVSRDRNNTNSSSAQADEHTSAPNSGGNDGRRGSKNQDSDEDDTQRQLSELQQKYSKLEKRFHDLHELAVKKAERNFELLKTQTNENTRVADELIAQLKEEIAEQSKQIQQAEQLQSQLSASKAEVDALCTQLSETDQSLAQAKSEMKTLYSKLAASRHVEPNSKGPAAGNRTALGENNLAAQIKEELYADLTGLLVRDVRRVDKDDVFDCIQTGRNGTLHFKLALEDLEAADSYEDAQFAYRPQLDESRDGDLIDVLPDYLTEEITFPRHQASKFYARVIKSLMERVD, from the exons ATGCGCGATcggccggcggcggcgaacaGAGTGACGAAGCGGTCGCGGAATGGACCCCGTCGAGCCAACGCGAAAACGAAATCTGTCGCGTCAACGTCCGCGAAGCGATTCCGAAATGATAAGAGCGAACCGGATATCACCATGTCCCCAGACAGCAGCATTGTGTCAGGAATAGACGACGAGACCAATACCCTGGCCCAGCCTGACTCGTCCAAGCCaccacggcggcggcggagagtGTCAAGAGATCGCAATAATACGAATAGCTCTTCGGCTCAGGCAGATGAACACACCTCAGCGCCTAATTCTGGAGGCAACGACGGCAGAAGAGGCTCAAAAAATCAAGActcagatgaagatgataccCAGCGGCAACTTTCCGAACTACAGCAGAAATACTCAAAACTGGAAAAGAGGTTCCATGATCTTCACGAGCTGGCTGTAAAGAAAGCCGAGCGGAATTTCGAGCTCCTAAAGACCCAGACCAATGAAAACACGAGAG TGGCCGATGAATTGATAGCACAGCTCAAGGAAGAGATAGCTGAGCAGTCCAAGCAAATCCAGCAAGCGGAGCAGTTACAGTCACAGCTAAGCGCCAGCAAGGCTGAGGTGGATGCTTTGTGTACCCAGTTGTCAGAGACTGATCAGTCTCTAGCCCAAGCAAAATCCGAGATGAAGACTCTTTACTCAAAACTGGCAGCGAGTAGACATGTCGAACCGAACAGTAAAGGGCCTGCAGCTGGAAATCGGACGGCTCTGGGGGAGAATAATCTAGCTGCACAAATCAAGGAGGAGCTGTATGCTGATTTGACAGGCCTTCTCGTCAGGGATGTGCGTCGCGTTGATAAAGACGACGTTTTCGACTGCATACAAACTGGACGGAACGGGA CTCTCCATTTCAAACTTGCCCTGGAAGATCTAGAGGCCGCCGACAGTTACGAAGATGCACAATTTGCATATCGACCGCAGCTGGACGAGTCTCGCGACGGGGACTTGATAGACGTACTCCCAGACTACCTAACAGAAGAGATCACATTCCCTCGACATCAAGCGTCTAAGTTTTATGCTAGAGTAATAAAATCATTAATGGAGCGTGTAGATTAA
- a CDS encoding uncharacterized protein (EggNog:ENOG41): MRFVCQDDIDFPDPKPPQKDVLGGGGSFAALGARLFSPPPLSSTVGWIVDQGSDFPPSVTTLIDSWETSAVIRHDPERLTTRGWNGYGGADDKREFKYLTPKKRLTSDDLSPEQLQSKSFHLVCSPTRCQELVTTIISRRKEASTSDTYTKPIFVWEPVPDLCNPDQLLNLTNTLPLVDVCSPNHSELAGFMGDDGLDPVTGDISVRAVERACEQLLDSMPLQSFAIVVRAAHKGCYVVKNGGRKRRPGQSSKSTRKKNYTRGGLRPDIDMTALLADLVCDEDGSIAREEIEVDPGVERWIPAYHTDKDSVVDPTGGGNTFLGALSVALARGKSYEEAAVWGSVAASFAVEQVGMPTLDRQDDSTETWNGCIVIDRLRKFEERL; this comes from the coding sequence ATGCGATTCGTTTGTCAAGATGATATCGATTTTCCTGATCCAAAGCCTCCCCAGAAGGACGTCCTTGGCGGGGGCGGCTCTTTCGCTGCCCTTGGCGCTCGCCTGTTCTCACCTCCGCCGCTCTCCTCCACGGTAGGATGGATCGTTGACCAAGGCTCCGACTTCCCACCTTCAGTCACCACTCTGATCGATAGCTGGGAGACTTCCGCTGTCATACGCCATGATCCAGAGCGGCTTACCACCCGAGGCTGGAATGGCTACGGCGGCGCCGACGACAAGCGCGAGTTCAAGTATTTGACCCCCAAGAAACGCCTCACGAGCGACGATCTGTCACCGGAGCAGCTCCAGTCCAAGTCGTTCCATCTCGTCTGCTCCCCGACTCGCTGCCAGGAGCTGGTGACCACTATAATCTCTCGCCGCAAAGAAGCTTCTACCTCGGACACGTATACCAAACCAATCTTCGTGTGGGAGCCAGTGCCTGATCTATGCAACCCGGACCAGCTTCTCAACCTTACAAACACTCTGCCGCTTGTAGACGTCTGCAGCCCAAATCACAGCGAGCTTGCCGGCTTCATGGGCGACGATGGCCTGGACCCAGTAACCGGAGACATCTCCGTTCGAGCTGTCGAGCGCGCTtgcgagcagcttctcgataGCATGCCTCTCCAATCCTTCGCAATCGTCGTGCGAGCCGCTCACAAGGGCTGCTATGTTGTCAAGAATGGCGGCAGGAAACGCCGGCCCGGACAAAGCTCCAAATCGACACGGAAAAAGAATTATACTAGAGGTGGTTTACGACCCGATATCGACATGACAGCTCTGCTGGCTGATCTCGTCTGCGACGAAGATGGGTCAATCGCCCGGGAAGAAATCGAAGTCGATCCTGGAGTAGAGCGATGGATCCCAGCTTACCATACGGATAAAGATAGTGTTGTTGATCCTACAGGCGGTGGGAACACATTCCTCGGGGCTCTATCCGTGGCTTTAGCTCGAGGGAAGAGCTACGAAGAAGCCGCTGTGTGGGGATCCGTGGCGGCCAGTTTTGCCGTAGAACAAGTTGGCATGCCAACACTTGATCGACAGGACGACAGCACTGAGACTTGGAATGGATGCATTGTAATAGACCGACTGCGCAAGTTTGAGGAAAGACTTTAA